From the genome of Synergistaceae bacterium, one region includes:
- the metA gene encoding homoserine O-succinyltransferase, with translation MPINIPGDLPAVNVLVRENIFVMTQRRAQSQDIRPLRILILNLMPTKITTETQLARLLGNTPLQVEIDLMTMSGRTPKNTPIEHMIAFYKTFDSVKANFYDGMIITGAPLEKIPFESVDYWPELCDIMEWSKSHVHSTFHICWGAQAGLYYHYGVPKIHLPRKMFGVFKHRVTHKGSILFRGSDDVFMVPHSRHTTIMRGDIVKIPALKILAESDEAGVYAISTNEGRQLFITGHSEYDPETLALEYLRDKRLGLAIHVPCNYFPNDDETKTPICTWRSSANLLYSNWLNYFVYQQTPYDARNISDLDLSRNESD, from the coding sequence ATGCCTATAAATATACCCGGCGATTTGCCCGCAGTGAATGTTTTAGTGCGAGAAAATATTTTCGTGATGACTCAAAGGCGAGCCCAGAGTCAAGATATTAGACCGCTCAGAATATTAATATTAAATTTGATGCCGACAAAGATAACAACTGAAACTCAGTTAGCTAGATTACTGGGTAATACTCCGTTGCAGGTCGAAATTGATTTAATGACAATGAGCGGCCGGACTCCGAAAAATACCCCGATTGAACACATGATAGCATTCTATAAAACTTTTGACAGCGTGAAAGCTAATTTTTACGACGGGATGATTATCACAGGCGCACCGCTCGAAAAAATACCATTTGAAAGCGTTGATTATTGGCCTGAACTCTGCGATATTATGGAGTGGAGTAAGTCCCACGTTCACAGCACATTTCATATTTGCTGGGGAGCTCAAGCCGGGCTATATTATCATTATGGAGTGCCTAAGATTCATTTGCCGCGTAAGATGTTCGGAGTCTTTAAGCACAGAGTCACGCATAAAGGCTCGATTTTATTTCGCGGTTCGGATGATGTTTTCATGGTACCTCATTCAAGACACACGACTATAATGCGCGGGGATATAGTGAAGATTCCTGCGCTGAAAATTTTAGCAGAGAGCGACGAGGCCGGAGTTTATGCGATTTCCACGAATGAAGGGCGGCAATTATTCATAACCGGCCATTCAGAATATGACCCTGAGACTCTGGCACTTGAATATTTACGCGATAAAAGACTCGGACTGGCGATTCACGTGCCTTGTAATTACTTCCCGAACGATGACGAGACAAAGACTCCGATTTGTACGTGGAGATCGAGCGCGAATTTATTATATTCAAACTGGCTGAATTATTTTGTGTATCAGCAGACTCCGTATGATGCCCGGAATATTTCAGATTTGGATTTAAGCAGGAATGAATCAGACTAG
- a CDS encoding methyltransferase, with the protein MIYRRIRKLHFREKFIFLKRFAKSPGRIGSVTPSSKFLTRAMLDRVNWEEANYIAELGAGTGVFTREIVKRAKDDAKILVYEIDPDLQKLIKEEHHTHKGLTLYSDAQKLMTHLQENGINKLDYVISSLPFTVLPRKMTVRILDAVVKYLKPDGHFIAYQYSSIMRHVLQKKFAKIKTRFVMFNIPPAFVYDCQI; encoded by the coding sequence ATGATTTACAGGAGGATAAGAAAATTGCACTTCAGAGAAAAATTTATATTTCTGAAACGTTTTGCAAAATCGCCCGGGAGAATCGGCAGTGTTACTCCGAGTTCTAAATTTTTGACGCGGGCAATGTTAGATCGAGTCAACTGGGAAGAAGCAAATTATATCGCTGAACTTGGAGCAGGTACAGGAGTATTTACACGTGAAATAGTCAAACGGGCAAAAGATGACGCAAAAATTTTAGTATATGAGATTGACCCCGATCTGCAGAAATTAATCAAAGAAGAACATCACACACATAAAGGCTTAACACTTTACAGCGACGCTCAGAAATTAATGACTCATTTGCAGGAAAACGGAATAAATAAACTTGATTATGTAATATCGAGTCTGCCCTTTACCGTATTGCCCAGAAAAATGACAGTAAGAATCTTAGACGCTGTTGTGAAATATCTTAAGCCCGACGGACATTTTATAGCTTATCAGTACTCATCAATAATGCGGCATGTTTTGCAGAAAAAATTTGCGAAAATAAAGACTCGTTTTGTAATGTTCAATATTCCGCCTGCGTTTGTGTATGACTGCCAAATTTAA
- the leuB gene encoding 3-isopropylmalate dehydrogenase: MKKIAVIPGDGIGPEVIGATLEVLERVGKFDFKSVAMGGNAIDKYGEPLPAESLKICQDSDATLLGAVGGPKWDNQPPEKRPEKGLLGIRAGLKVFANIRPAKIFAPLASACPLRKDIAEKGIDFIIVRELTGGIYFGEHKYFTTPEGERAASDLMQYSEHEIRRIAHVAFKMAMGRRKIVTSVDKANILNTSRFWREIVEDVAKNYPEVKLNHLYVDNASMQLIRVPSEFDVIVTENTFGDILSDEASQIVGSIGMIPSASLGEDNRGLYEPIHGSAPDIAGQDKANPIGTILAGAMMLRYSFNMNNEADKIENAVDSVLREGLRTPDIFVKSEGTKLITGSQMKAAIIEKL; encoded by the coding sequence ATGAAAAAAATAGCAGTTATCCCCGGCGACGGTATAGGCCCCGAAGTAATAGGCGCGACTCTTGAAGTGTTGGAACGAGTCGGAAAATTTGATTTCAAATCCGTAGCAATGGGAGGCAACGCAATCGATAAATACGGCGAACCTTTACCAGCTGAGAGTCTCAAAATTTGTCAGGACTCAGACGCTACACTATTAGGTGCAGTAGGAGGCCCGAAATGGGACAATCAACCTCCCGAAAAACGCCCCGAAAAAGGTTTACTGGGAATCCGTGCCGGCCTGAAAGTCTTTGCTAATATCAGACCTGCGAAAATTTTTGCTCCGTTAGCTAGTGCCTGCCCATTACGTAAAGATATAGCAGAAAAGGGTATAGATTTTATTATTGTGCGAGAACTCACCGGCGGAATTTATTTCGGCGAACATAAATATTTCACGACTCCTGAAGGTGAACGCGCTGCGAGTGATTTAATGCAGTACTCCGAACACGAAATTAGACGCATAGCCCACGTAGCTTTCAAAATGGCAATGGGACGGCGCAAAATCGTAACTTCAGTAGACAAAGCAAATATATTAAACACTTCACGATTCTGGCGCGAGATTGTCGAGGATGTCGCAAAAAATTATCCTGAAGTCAAATTAAATCATTTATACGTAGATAATGCTTCAATGCAGTTAATTCGCGTTCCCTCTGAATTTGACGTAATTGTAACAGAAAACACTTTCGGCGATATATTATCAGATGAGGCGAGTCAAATCGTCGGCTCTATAGGAATGATTCCAAGTGCCAGCTTAGGAGAAGACAACAGGGGACTCTATGAACCTATTCACGGATCAGCTCCGGATATAGCAGGCCAAGACAAAGCAAACCCGATCGGGACAATTTTAGCAGGTGCTATGATGCTGCGTTACAGCTTTAACATGAATAACGAGGCCGACAAGATTGAGAATGCAGTAGACTCAGTTTTGCGTGAAGGATTGAGGACTCCGGATATTTTTGTGAAGTCTGAAGGCACGAAATTAATTACAGGTTCGCAAATGAAAGCAGCAATTATCGAGAAATTATAA
- the leuD gene encoding 3-isopropylmalate dehydratase small subunit: protein MRAHKYGDHVDTDVIIPARYLASQDEKELASHCMEDIDKNFHAKVKTGDIIVAGLNFGCGSSREHAPVAIKASGISCVIAKSFARIFYRNAINIGLAILECPEAAENIADNDEISINFDTGEIKDLTQNKVYHAEPFPEFIKNMIKEGGLMASLKHNIKKGA from the coding sequence ATGCGCGCTCATAAATACGGCGATCATGTTGATACAGATGTAATAATTCCCGCTCGTTATTTGGCAAGTCAGGACGAGAAAGAATTAGCATCGCACTGTATGGAAGATATTGACAAAAATTTTCATGCCAAAGTCAAAACAGGCGACATTATAGTTGCCGGGTTAAATTTCGGCTGCGGTTCGTCCCGTGAACATGCCCCTGTTGCGATAAAAGCGTCGGGAATTTCCTGTGTAATAGCAAAGAGTTTCGCAAGAATCTTTTATCGTAATGCTATAAATATCGGTCTGGCAATTCTTGAATGTCCTGAGGCTGCCGAAAATATTGCAGATAATGACGAAATTAGCATAAATTTTGACACCGGCGAAATTAAAGATTTAACGCAGAATAAAGTATATCACGCTGAGCCATTCCCTGAATTCATTAAGAACATGATAAAAGAGGGCGGACTAATGGCATCACTCAAGCATAATATCAAGAAGGGAGCTTAA
- the leuC gene encoding 3-isopropylmalate dehydratase large subunit → MGMTMTQKILARHAGLDEVHAGQLIQAKLDLVMGNDITSPVAINEFESAGFNEVFDSKKVVMVMDHFTPNKDIKSATQCKQCRVFAKRFGLKNFFDVGEMGIEHALLPEKGLVAPGEAIIGADSHTCTYGAVTAFSTGVGSTDMGAAMAAGYTWFKVPAAIRVNVTGKKKNFVSGKDLILYLIGKIGVDGALYKSLEFSGDGLKELTMSDRLTIANMAIEAGAKNGIFPVDDITREFLRERVKREWTSYEADSDAEYESVVELDLNDIDCTVSWPHLPENAKPATEGKNIKIDQIVIGSCTNGRIDDMKAAAEILKGHHLAEGVRGIIIPATQSVYRECMKRGYIDIFLDAGCVVSTPTCGPCLGGHMGVLAAGERCVSTTNRNFVGRMGHVDSEVYLASPAVAAASGITGYITHPKEVI, encoded by the coding sequence ATGGGAATGACAATGACTCAAAAGATTCTAGCTCGTCATGCGGGACTTGATGAGGTTCACGCGGGGCAGTTGATTCAGGCAAAATTAGATCTCGTTATGGGCAATGACATAACAAGCCCGGTAGCAATTAATGAATTCGAGTCAGCAGGTTTTAATGAAGTCTTTGACTCAAAAAAAGTCGTTATGGTAATGGATCACTTCACGCCCAATAAAGATATTAAATCGGCGACTCAGTGCAAACAATGCCGGGTATTTGCGAAAAGATTCGGGCTGAAAAATTTCTTTGATGTCGGAGAAATGGGTATAGAACACGCTTTATTACCTGAAAAAGGACTAGTCGCACCCGGTGAAGCAATTATCGGAGCAGACTCTCACACTTGCACATACGGGGCTGTAACTGCTTTCTCGACCGGTGTAGGCTCTACAGATATGGGCGCGGCAATGGCAGCAGGTTACACATGGTTCAAAGTTCCTGCGGCAATTCGTGTAAATGTTACAGGCAAGAAAAAAAATTTTGTCTCAGGCAAGGATTTAATATTATACTTAATCGGCAAAATCGGCGTTGACGGAGCATTATATAAATCTCTTGAGTTTTCAGGAGACGGCCTCAAAGAATTAACTATGTCAGATAGATTGACTATTGCGAATATGGCAATCGAGGCAGGCGCAAAAAATGGTATATTCCCAGTTGATGATATTACGCGTGAATTTTTGCGTGAACGCGTTAAACGTGAGTGGACTTCATACGAGGCTGACTCAGACGCAGAATATGAAAGTGTTGTAGAGCTTGATTTGAATGATATAGACTGCACAGTCTCATGGCCTCATTTGCCGGAAAATGCCAAGCCCGCGACTGAAGGCAAAAATATAAAAATTGATCAAATCGTAATAGGTTCCTGCACAAACGGACGAATTGACGACATGAAGGCCGCCGCAGAAATTTTGAAGGGTCATCACTTGGCCGAAGGTGTCAGGGGTATAATCATTCCCGCGACTCAGAGTGTTTATCGTGAATGCATGAAACGCGGCTATATTGATATATTTCTTGACGCTGGCTGTGTAGTATCGACTCCGACCTGCGGGCCGTGTTTAGGCGGTCATATGGGAGTCCTTGCTGCCGGTGAACGCTGTGTATCGACTACGAATAGAAATTTTGTCGGACGCATGGGACATGTTGACAGTGAAGTATATTTAGCTTCTCCGGCTGTTGCTGCTGCGTCAGGTATAACGGGTTATATTACTCATCCAAAGGAGGTTATATAA